In the genome of Polaribacter atrinae, one region contains:
- a CDS encoding RagB/SusD family nutrient uptake outer membrane protein, whose product MKKYIYILFAVFALSACESELEITSPSELTAAGFWDTEEGAKAAHTGLYGTYRSSNYTFWLLGEIRSDIWGGDTFESASNTSLIESNFTVTTAPFGGWAGFYSNLHKLNDFIVNVPNVTFTNEIEKKHLMGQAYGLRAFYYYTLLKTWGDVPIVLEPLTDVNPEGLSRARSPKNEVMALIKSDLAASLTSFGSDNSFWTGSKVYWSKAATLALKGDVFIWSGNLMGGGAADFNEAKTALQQIAATGISLASSYDNLWGTDNEENNEFIFSVQYKENEATNYYNNFTGRATEILPTFNDTGASMQDFIIGGANRYGPSEKTLLLLDDNEDARKAANFIYLYSNDNGGAGYQNYDASNYFGAVFAKFLGAEDGTGGRIFENDLPVYRYADVLLLLAEAKNLLGEDPSGEINQIRKRAYGTNYVAATHAYVNGSSVDNVKAILQERNKEFIGEGKRWWDLRRAGDSYTIDNVPFLSPGDEYKLVLPITLDMIGRNPFLEQTSGYTN is encoded by the coding sequence ATGAAAAAATATATATATATATTATTTGCAGTTTTTGCATTAAGCGCATGTGAAAGCGAACTAGAAATAACAAGTCCTAGTGAATTGACTGCTGCAGGTTTTTGGGATACTGAAGAAGGAGCCAAAGCAGCACACACAGGTTTGTATGGTACATATAGGTCTAGTAATTATACATTTTGGTTACTGGGTGAAATAAGAAGTGATATTTGGGGAGGAGATACATTTGAGTCTGCTTCTAATACTTCGCTTATAGAGTCTAATTTTACGGTTACTACGGCGCCTTTTGGAGGTTGGGCAGGTTTCTATTCTAACTTGCATAAACTTAATGATTTTATAGTAAATGTACCTAATGTAACTTTTACTAATGAAATAGAGAAAAAACATTTAATGGGGCAGGCTTATGGTTTAAGAGCTTTCTATTACTATACATTATTAAAAACATGGGGAGATGTGCCAATTGTTTTAGAGCCTTTAACAGATGTAAATCCAGAAGGATTAAGTAGGGCAAGATCACCAAAAAATGAAGTGATGGCTTTAATAAAATCAGACTTAGCGGCTTCTTTAACATCTTTCGGTTCAGATAATAGTTTCTGGACAGGTAGTAAAGTGTATTGGTCTAAAGCGGCTACTTTGGCTTTAAAAGGAGATGTTTTTATTTGGTCTGGAAATTTAATGGGGGGTGGTGCTGCAGACTTTAACGAGGCTAAAACAGCATTGCAACAAATAGCAGCAACAGGTATAAGTTTGGCAAGTAGTTATGATAATTTATGGGGTACAGACAACGAAGAAAATAATGAATTTATTTTCTCTGTACAATATAAAGAAAATGAAGCAACAAATTATTACAATAATTTTACAGGAAGAGCAACAGAAATTTTACCAACCTTTAATGATACTGGTGCTTCTATGCAAGATTTTATAATTGGAGGAGCAAACAGATATGGACCATCAGAAAAAACATTATTGTTATTAGATGACAATGAAGATGCTCGTAAAGCGGCTAACTTTATTTATTTATATTCAAATGATAATGGAGGTGCTGGTTACCAAAACTACGATGCTAGTAATTATTTTGGAGCTGTTTTTGCTAAGTTTTTAGGGGCTGAAGACGGTACTGGTGGTAGAATTTTTGAAAACGATTTACCTGTATATAGATATGCAGATGTTCTTTTACTATTAGCGGAAGCTAAAAACTTATTGGGAGAAGATCCTTCAGGAGAAATTAATCAAATTCGTAAAAGAGCCTATGGTACAAATTATGTAGCGGCAACGCATGCGTATGTAAATGGATCATCTGTAGATAATGTAAAAGCTATTTTACAAGAACGTAATAAAGAGTTTATAGGAGAAGGAAAAAGATGGTGGGATTTAAGGAGAGCTGGAGATAGTTATACGATTGATAATGTACCTTTTTTATCACCAGGTGACGAGTATAAATTAGTGTTGCCTATTACACTAGATATGATAGGTAGAAACCCATTCTTAGAACAAACTTCAGGTTATACAAATTAG
- a CDS encoding dihydrodipicolinate synthase family protein translates to MKIKNLVAATYAPMHKDGYLNTSVIKDYSSFLIRNKIAGVFMNGSTGDFVSLSIEERKEITLAWSKNKTSNLYLIDHVGSPSLKVSKELAAYASDKVDAIAVLAPYYFKLNTIEKLVKYCKEVAAAAPNLPFYYYHIPVLSGADLNMLEFLKVASKEIPTLEGIKFTNNNLIDYLHCKNFENGKFNILFGFDEILLASLPLGADGWVGSTYNHLAPLYYKIKELFEAGKMVEAAKLQTKAIRFVEILDGYGGFNGVAKGFMKYLGVDCGPSRFPHTTLPDEVYLEIKTELDNIGLLDHLSK, encoded by the coding sequence ATGAAGATAAAAAATTTAGTAGCAGCTACGTATGCACCCATGCATAAAGATGGCTATTTAAACACAAGTGTTATTAAAGATTACAGCAGTTTTTTAATTAGAAATAAAATTGCAGGGGTTTTTATGAATGGTTCTACAGGAGACTTTGTTTCGTTGTCTATAGAAGAGCGTAAAGAAATTACTTTAGCATGGTCTAAGAACAAAACTTCTAATTTATATTTAATAGATCATGTAGGCTCACCTAGTTTAAAGGTGTCTAAAGAATTGGCAGCTTATGCATCAGATAAAGTAGATGCCATTGCAGTATTGGCTCCTTATTACTTTAAGCTAAATACTATAGAAAAATTGGTAAAATATTGTAAAGAAGTTGCAGCAGCTGCTCCAAATCTTCCGTTTTATTATTATCATATTCCTGTTTTAAGCGGTGCTGATTTAAATATGTTAGAATTTTTAAAAGTAGCTTCTAAAGAAATACCAACACTAGAAGGAATTAAGTTTACTAATAATAATTTAATAGATTATTTGCATTGTAAGAATTTTGAAAACGGGAAGTTTAATATTTTGTTTGGTTTTGATGAAATACTTCTTGCTAGTTTGCCATTAGGGGCAGATGGTTGGGTAGGAAGTACTTATAATCATCTAGCACCTTTATATTACAAAATAAAGGAGCTGTTTGAAGCAGGTAAAATGGTTGAGGCCGCTAAATTGCAAACAAAAGCAATTAGGTTTGTTGAGATTTTAGATGGTTATGGAGGCTTTAATGGTGTGGCAAAAGGGTTTATGAAATACTTAGGTGTAGATTGTGGTCCAAGTAGATTTCCGCATACTACATTGCCAGATGAAGTCTATTTAGAAATTAAAACAGAATTAGACAACATTGGGTTGTTAGATCATTTAAGTAAATAA